The genomic window GACGATCGTCCCTGTATCCGTCAACAGGAGGCCGTCGCGGAGTTCGGACAGCGAGCGCTCGAGACCGACGATCTCGACGAGCTGCTGCACGCCGGCGCCGTCGTCGTCGCCGAGACGCTGGACACCGAGTGCGCGAGCGTCCTCGAGTTGCTTCCGGGCGGCGACGAGCTCCGCGTTCGACACGGCGTCGGGTGGCGCGACGAGCTGGTCGGGACCGCGACGGTCCCGGCCGACTCGAGTTCGTACGCGGGGGCCGCGCTTCGATCCGAGCGACCGGTCGTCGCCGACGATCTCGACGCCGACGAGCGGGTCTCCGGCTCCGACCGACTGCGCGAACGGGGGGTCAAGAGCGGACTCAGCGTCAGCATCGGTCCCGACGAGCGGCCGTGGGGAGTCCTGCGAACGCACGCGACCGAGCGGCGGGACTTTCTCGACTGTGACGCGTCCTTCCTCCGAAGCATCGCCACCGTACTCGCGTCCGCGATCGAGAACGCGCAGACGGAGCGACGGTTCGAAGCGATCTTCGAAGACCCGAACATCCTGGTCGGGCTGCTCGAGCCGGACGGGACGGTCCTCGACATCAACGGGACGGCCATGGAGTACATCGACGCCGACCTCGAGGACGTGACCGGCGAGCCGTTCTGGGAGACGCCGTGGTGGGGGCGGGGAGACGACGCCCGATCGGACGTCGAGGAGTGGACGAACCGGGCAGCGAACGGCGAGTACGTCGAGTTCGAGACCGATCTCACCCGACCGAACGGCGATCGGTACACCTTGAGCGGCGTCTTCAGACCCGTCACGGACGACGACGGCGACGTCGTGTCGATCATCGTCTCCGACCGCGACGTCACCGAACGCAAAGCGCGAGAGCGGTACCTCGAGGACGCGAAAGCGCAACTCGAGGCCGCGACCGACGCCGGGGCGGTCGGGACGTGGGAGTGGCACGTCCCCGAGGACGAGTTCGTCGCCGGCGCCTCCTTCGCCCGAACGTTCGGCATCGATCCGGAAGAGGCGCGAGACGGCGTTCCGCTCGAGTTGCTGCTGTCGTCGATCCACGACGACGACCGCGACCGCGTCGAACGGCAGATCGAGACGGCCGTCGAGACCTGCGGGGAGTACGAGGCGGAGTACCGCGTCCGAAACGCCGACGACGAGCTCCGGTGGGTGGTCGCCCGCGGTCACGTCGAGACCGACGACGACGGGAATCCCGAGACGTTCCCCGGAGCGCTGACGGATATCACGGAGCGAAAGCGAGCGGAACTCGAGGCCGAGAAGCAGCGCA from Haloterrigena sp. KLK7 includes these protein-coding regions:
- a CDS encoding ATP-binding protein: MTTSPRADSDSDDRPCIRQQEAVAEFGQRALETDDLDELLHAGAVVVAETLDTECASVLELLPGGDELRVRHGVGWRDELVGTATVPADSSSYAGAALRSERPVVADDLDADERVSGSDRLRERGVKSGLSVSIGPDERPWGVLRTHATERRDFLDCDASFLRSIATVLASAIENAQTERRFEAIFEDPNILVGLLEPDGTVLDINGTAMEYIDADLEDVTGEPFWETPWWGRGDDARSDVEEWTNRAANGEYVEFETDLTRPNGDRYTLSGVFRPVTDDDGDVVSIIVSDRDVTERKARERYLEDAKAQLEAATDAGAVGTWEWHVPEDEFVAGASFARTFGIDPEEARDGVPLELLLSSIHDDDRDRVERQIETAVETCGEYEAEYRVRNADDELRWVVARGHVETDDDGNPETFPGALTDITERKRAELEAEKQRKQLETLFQVLPVGAVVADADGALLKANDTAREIWGGDVFDASCVDEYGKYDAVWADSGEPVGPEDWTMAQVLDGEAVTEPNVYEIDAFDGERRVIMEHGMPVTNESGEVSRAVVTLTDITERREFQRKLEETVEKLEESNERLEQFAYAASHDLQEPLRMVTSYLRLLENRYGDAIEGDGQEFLDYAVDGAERMSEMIDGLLAYSRVETRGDPLEPVDLEAVVGDVIDDLQLQIDETDAAIERDDLPTVEGDASQLRQVFQNLLDNALTYHGEDPPRVSIDAERRDRWWEITVSDEGIGIDPDDHERVFTVFDRLHGQEEYEGTGIGLALCQRIVERHGGEIWIDSESGAGTTFSFTLPATE